From one Streptomyces sp. NBC_01478 genomic stretch:
- a CDS encoding MFS transporter yields the protein MPKDQSSPRPWYIATLGGMASYLEGATMVSLSMAVILLQKQLGLSAWSVGALSASLTLSFSTGAIVGGRLGDLFGRRVIYSADLVIYALGALIVILSPNQAVLFAGVIVTGLAMGADIPASLALVAEEAPPGRQGAAVAYSQTLLMTGVGVSLVISNFVADAGSLGARLLFGHLLVVSVIVWFLRRGVAESSAWLKSRAEKNSTGPRKLKEAFRKPHGTALLATTLFFVIGGIMPNTLTQFGPYLIVNLGHSTMQVFSTIGTVTFVVGLVIALLLQRFADTKSRTVCLALGLVALVVGPLVAILGNFSVASLTALFILNTVAGSWAGDGMYRIFTQEIFPTEIRSTSQGFTYGMARYCMAGFGLLTPALVAFSPTLLMLLLIGLGLAAAAIGLLWLPRIPRHGLNEQTPVTVPADRASVVAHS from the coding sequence ATGCCCAAGGACCAGAGCTCGCCCCGCCCCTGGTACATAGCCACTCTCGGCGGCATGGCTTCCTATCTCGAAGGCGCGACCATGGTGAGCCTTTCCATGGCCGTCATTCTGTTGCAGAAGCAGCTCGGACTCAGCGCCTGGAGTGTCGGCGCGCTCAGCGCCTCACTCACCCTGAGCTTCTCCACCGGGGCCATTGTCGGCGGCCGTCTCGGTGACCTCTTCGGACGCCGGGTGATCTACTCCGCCGACCTGGTGATCTACGCCCTCGGCGCGCTGATCGTCATCCTTTCCCCCAACCAGGCCGTCCTGTTCGCCGGCGTCATCGTCACCGGTCTCGCGATGGGTGCCGACATCCCGGCCTCGCTGGCCCTGGTGGCCGAGGAGGCGCCCCCCGGACGCCAGGGTGCGGCGGTGGCGTACTCCCAGACGCTGCTGATGACGGGCGTCGGGGTCTCCCTGGTCATCTCCAACTTCGTTGCGGATGCGGGCAGTCTGGGCGCGCGGCTGCTGTTCGGCCACCTTCTGGTGGTCTCGGTCATCGTGTGGTTCCTGCGCCGCGGCGTAGCAGAGTCGTCGGCCTGGCTGAAGAGCCGCGCCGAGAAGAACTCGACCGGGCCGCGGAAGCTGAAGGAGGCCTTCCGTAAGCCGCACGGGACCGCTTTGCTGGCCACCACCCTGTTCTTCGTGATCGGCGGCATCATGCCGAACACGCTGACGCAGTTCGGCCCGTACCTGATCGTCAACCTCGGGCACTCCACCATGCAGGTCTTCAGCACGATCGGAACGGTCACCTTCGTGGTGGGTCTGGTGATCGCGCTCCTGCTGCAGCGCTTCGCGGACACCAAGTCCCGCACCGTGTGCCTCGCCCTCGGCCTGGTCGCCCTGGTGGTCGGCCCCCTGGTGGCCATCCTGGGCAACTTCTCCGTGGCGTCCCTGACCGCCCTCTTCATCCTCAACACCGTCGCCGGAAGCTGGGCCGGTGACGGCATGTACCGCATCTTCACCCAGGAGATCTTCCCCACCGAGATCCGCAGCACGTCCCAGGGGTTCACCTACGGCATGGCCCGCTACTGCATGGCCGGGTTCGGCCTGCTCACCCCCGCACTCGTGGCCTTCTCACCGACCCTGCTCATGCTGCTCCTCATCGGCCTGGGGCTGGCCGCCGCGGCCATCGGCCTGCTGTGGCTTCCGCGGATCCCGCGCCACGGTCTCAACGAGCAGACCCCGGTGACCGTCCCCGCCGACCGCGCCTCGGTGGTCGCTCACTCATAG